The following are encoded in a window of Methanobrevibacter ruminantium M1 genomic DNA:
- a CDS encoding SseB family protein, with product MDEKIENPELKAIMAIDPEEMDEDQLNKFVEAFMEATLIVPAEMETDIDIEGMSDEEIALNEEIEITIIKLEDDEGHEFIPAYTDDEEVEKLDFDVYGLIFKTEDLANLLYESEDELEAVVLNPFTEYSAEIPLDSLFELFDLEECDDPNCDNPHHHHHDHEHNHEHHHDHEHEH from the coding sequence ATGGATGAAAAAATAGAAAATCCCGAACTTAAAGCAATAATGGCAATCGACCCTGAAGAGATGGATGAAGACCAGCTAAACAAGTTTGTTGAAGCGTTTATGGAAGCGACACTAATTGTTCCAGCAGAAATGGAAACAGATATTGACATTGAAGGCATGAGCGATGAGGAAATAGCCTTGAATGAAGAGATTGAAATAACCATAATCAAGCTTGAGGACGATGAGGGACATGAATTCATTCCAGCATACACAGATGATGAGGAAGTTGAAAAGCTTGATTTTGATGTCTATGGATTAATTTTTAAAACAGAAGACTTAGCTAACCTTTTATATGAAAGCGAAGACGAACTTGAAGCGGTTGTATTAAATCCATTCACTGAATATTCTGCTGAAATTCCTTTGGATTCCCTTTTTGAGCTCTTTGATTTAGAGGAATGTGATGATCCTAACTGTGATAATCCACACCACCACCATCATGACCATGAACACAATCACGAGCATCATCATGACCATGAACACGAGCATTAA
- a CDS encoding 4-phosphopantoate--beta-alanine ligase: MIPKTHPRYESLLLRDKVKNAFKEGYLADSGMIAHGRGETFDYLIGERTTEPARKACEAAVAYILLAENPVLSVNGNTTALAIDEIIELAKATDSKIEINLFYRTPERVEIIERMFKERGWEDILGGNDEKLEYIDNLNSPRATASKEGSYIADVMLVPLEDGDRAEVLVQNGKKIICIDLNPLSRTSKMSTVSIVDNIVRAVPLMTSMALDFKEKGKDKDKEFLENIIKNFSNEQNLKDSLAEIKLK, encoded by the coding sequence ATGATACCAAAAACTCATCCACGTTACGAATCATTATTATTAAGAGATAAAGTCAAAAACGCATTTAAGGAAGGCTATTTAGCAGATTCTGGAATGATTGCTCACGGAAGGGGAGAGACATTCGACTATCTTATAGGCGAGAGAACCACAGAACCTGCTAGAAAGGCATGTGAAGCTGCTGTTGCATACATATTGCTTGCAGAAAATCCGGTATTGTCAGTTAATGGAAACACTACTGCACTTGCCATAGATGAAATAATCGAGCTTGCAAAGGCAACAGACTCTAAGATAGAAATAAATCTCTTTTACAGAACTCCAGAACGTGTTGAAATAATTGAAAGAATGTTTAAGGAAAGGGGCTGGGAAGATATTCTTGGCGGAAACGATGAAAAGCTTGAATATATTGACAATCTCAACAGCCCAAGGGCTACAGCAAGCAAGGAAGGTAGCTACATTGCTGATGTGATGCTTGTTCCTCTTGAAGATGGTGACAGGGCTGAAGTTCTAGTTCAAAATGGCAAGAAGATAATTTGCATAGATTTAAATCCTCTATCAAGGACTTCTAAGATGTCTACAGTCTCTATTGTGGATAATATTGTAAGGGCAGTTCCATTGATGACAAGCATGGCTCTTGACTTTAAAGAGAAAGGCAAGGACAAGGATAAGGAATTTTTAGAAAACATAATTAAGAATTTCTCCAATGAGCAGAACCTTAAGGATTCCTTGGCTGAGATTAAATTAAAATAA
- a CDS encoding DUF1002 domain-containing protein yields MRKEIISILVIAIIAISVIPTAFSATDNGIVITYGETTYNNQNYKSIVDNYFASKGYGSSNVQGEVITAADVNAISSGISGKTYNSNQIVSCALVDMTQNNEITVEVDNSITTITPQMYASALKSAGITSGHVYVSTPVTATGESALAGIMNCYEEVTDVEIPENVKQAANDQIYTEAAIVENNDDVSSEELSKLVDDVKEEVQEKNITDHDTIVTIINDYSTTYNINISDSDIENLADTIQQLQEVQDDANSYKEQLDDAVNNTTSGFSIDGILNAILSIFNFS; encoded by the coding sequence ATGAGAAAAGAAATAATTTCTATATTGGTAATTGCTATTATAGCAATCTCAGTTATTCCAACTGCCTTTTCAGCAACTGACAATGGTATTGTAATAACTTACGGCGAAACTACATACAATAATCAAAATTACAAGTCTATTGTGGATAATTACTTTGCAAGCAAGGGATATGGAAGTTCCAACGTTCAAGGTGAAGTGATTACTGCAGCTGACGTAAATGCAATATCCTCTGGAATAAGCGGAAAAACATACAATTCCAATCAGATAGTGTCATGCGCTTTGGTGGATATGACCCAAAACAATGAGATCACAGTTGAAGTGGACAATTCCATTACAACAATCACTCCTCAAATGTATGCCTCTGCCTTAAAGTCAGCGGGAATTACAAGCGGACATGTCTATGTAAGCACTCCTGTAACTGCTACTGGGGAATCTGCCCTTGCAGGAATCATGAACTGTTATGAGGAAGTTACAGATGTTGAAATTCCAGAAAATGTAAAGCAAGCAGCTAACGATCAAATTTATACAGAAGCTGCAATTGTTGAAAATAATGATGATGTAAGCTCTGAAGAATTATCCAAATTGGTGGATGATGTAAAGGAAGAGGTTCAGGAAAAGAATATTACAGATCATGATACAATTGTGACAATAATAAATGACTACAGCACAACCTATAATATCAACATTTCCGATAGCGACATTGAAAACCTTGCAGATACCATTCAACAGCTCCAAGAGGTTCAAGATGATGCAAACAGCTATAAGGAACAATTGGATGATGCTGTTAACAATACCACATCAGGATTCTCCATTGATGGTATTCTCAATGCTATATTAAGTATTTTTAATTTCAGTTAA
- a CDS encoding AAA family ATPase yields MKVIGVTGLPGSGKSILFDTAEEKGALVVCMGDLVREKAAERGEDSGTTARKLREEFGQYIVAELTIERIKEILEKDKDAKIILVDGIRSPYEIELFKESFDNFISVSIYASPQTRFERLVLRNREDDPEVYEDFLVRDNREIGFGIAEVVATADYMLNNECSLEEFKQSVADFIEKEMD; encoded by the coding sequence ATGAAAGTTATAGGTGTAACAGGTTTACCAGGTTCTGGGAAAAGCATTCTTTTTGATACTGCTGAAGAAAAAGGAGCTCTAGTAGTTTGCATGGGCGATCTTGTACGTGAAAAGGCTGCAGAAAGAGGAGAAGACAGCGGTACCACTGCCAGAAAATTAAGGGAAGAATTTGGCCAATATATAGTGGCTGAACTGACAATTGAAAGAATTAAGGAAATTTTAGAAAAAGATAAAGATGCAAAGATCATTTTAGTTGATGGAATCAGAAGCCCTTATGAAATAGAGCTCTTTAAGGAAAGCTTTGATAATTTCATTTCAGTTTCCATTTATGCCAGCCCTCAAACAAGATTTGAAAGGCTTGTCCTTAGAAACAGGGAAGACGATCCTGAAGTCTATGAGGACTTCCTTGTAAGGGACAATAGAGAAATAGGATTTGGAATTGCTGAAGTTGTGGCAACTGCGGACTATATGCTTAACAATGAATGCTCTTTAGAGGAATTCAAGCAATCCGTTGCTGATTTTATTGAAAAGGAAATGGATTAA
- a CDS encoding thymidylate kinase Tmk2: MKRFIAIDGLDGSGKDTQARKIKEKYEQEGTVVIRSHPTSDNFFGRHSKSALEKKGKLNKIIATLCYGADAIRSVIKYYGKYDTVIFVRYTLAVSYLSKAISVPVYKLVCVLLPISEYFFYLDVSPKELVRRVKSRNEKEEMFENYDAFVKVRKMAEPVLYNWNVIPADDSPDEIFSRIEAILDELDKKLLE, from the coding sequence ATGAAACGATTTATTGCTATTGATGGGCTTGACGGTTCTGGAAAGGACACTCAAGCAAGAAAGATCAAGGAAAAGTATGAGCAGGAAGGAACTGTGGTAATTCGTTCTCATCCAACATCTGACAATTTCTTTGGCCGCCATTCAAAATCCGCATTAGAGAAAAAGGGAAAGCTTAATAAGATCATTGCAACCCTTTGCTATGGCGCAGATGCAATAAGGTCTGTAATTAAATATTATGGAAAATACGATACTGTTATCTTTGTAAGATATACATTGGCTGTTTCCTATTTAAGCAAAGCCATATCTGTTCCTGTTTATAAATTGGTTTGTGTATTGCTTCCTATCTCCGAATACTTCTTTTATTTGGATGTCTCTCCAAAGGAGCTGGTTAGACGGGTCAAGTCAAGAAATGAAAAGGAAGAGATGTTTGAAAACTATGATGCCTTTGTAAAGGTGAGAAAAATGGCAGAGCCTGTATTGTACAATTGGAATGTTATTCCAGCAGATGACTCTCCAGATGAAATATTTTCGAGAATAGAAGCAATCTTGGATGAATTAGATAAGAAACTTTTAGAATAA
- a CDS encoding CTP synthase, translated as MDFYKDSRFFQNFKEWIYLTKYIIITGGVVSSIGKGITSASIGRILRSYGLKVAAIKIDPYLNWDSGTLNPYQHGEVFVTYDGMETDLDLGHYERFLDVELPGISNITTGKVYQSVITKERNGDFLGACVQIIPHITNEIKEMVREISAKDDYDVVLVELGGTVGDIESQPFLEALRQLRNEEGSENVMFVHVTFVPYLNAAGEFKTKPTQHSSKELRSMGINPNMIVLRSQEPIDDDLKRKIAHFCDVDVKAVVNTPDAQSIYEVPLVLDRENAGQYISDRINLGIDFENDKNTLNEWEEIVNSLKIQDPVVTIGIVGKYVELEDAYISIRESLHHAAAKIGAKMNIEYLSSDVDVEDVDELKAFKEELSKLDGILIPGGFGDRGVEGKFQAVDYAIENDVPIFGICLGMQCMVIQFARRIGMEGANSSEFNTETPYPVIDMMEEQKKIKKMGGTMRLGAYDCKLIDGTRTMEAYGEENIQERHRHRFEYNNEYRDVLTENGLVIAGTTPDNFLVEIVELPDHPWFIGCQFHPEFKSRPNNAHPLFASFVQAAFDNK; from the coding sequence ATGGATTTTTACAAAGATTCAAGATTTTTTCAAAATTTTAAGGAGTGGATTTATCTGACAAAATATATTATAATAACTGGTGGAGTAGTTAGTTCTATTGGAAAAGGAATTACTTCTGCATCTATTGGCCGTATTTTACGTTCGTATGGCTTAAAGGTTGCAGCTATTAAGATTGACCCATATTTGAATTGGGATTCAGGTACTTTAAACCCATATCAGCATGGGGAAGTGTTCGTCACTTATGATGGAATGGAGACTGACCTGGACTTAGGTCATTATGAAAGGTTCCTGGATGTAGAGCTTCCTGGAATATCAAACATTACCACAGGGAAAGTCTATCAATCAGTTATTACTAAAGAGAGAAACGGCGATTTCTTAGGCGCTTGTGTTCAGATTATCCCTCATATCACCAATGAGATTAAGGAAATGGTTCGTGAGATATCTGCCAAGGACGATTATGATGTTGTTTTGGTAGAGCTTGGCGGAACTGTAGGGGACATTGAAAGCCAGCCATTCCTTGAGGCTTTAAGACAGCTTAGAAATGAGGAAGGCTCTGAAAATGTAATGTTTGTACATGTGACTTTCGTTCCTTACTTGAATGCAGCTGGCGAATTCAAGACAAAGCCTACCCAACACTCTTCAAAAGAGCTTAGAAGCATGGGTATCAACCCTAACATGATTGTCTTAAGAAGCCAAGAACCTATTGACGATGACTTGAAAAGAAAGATCGCTCACTTCTGTGACGTTGATGTCAAAGCTGTCGTAAACACTCCTGATGCTCAATCAATCTATGAGGTTCCTTTGGTATTGGATAGGGAAAATGCCGGACAATACATTTCAGATAGAATAAATCTTGGAATCGATTTTGAAAATGATAAAAATACTCTTAACGAATGGGAAGAAATCGTAAACTCCCTTAAAATACAAGATCCGGTTGTTACCATCGGAATCGTTGGAAAATATGTTGAATTGGAAGACGCTTATATTAGTATAAGAGAATCACTCCATCATGCAGCTGCCAAAATCGGCGCTAAGATGAATATTGAATATTTAAGTTCTGATGTTGATGTGGAAGATGTTGATGAATTGAAGGCATTCAAGGAGGAGCTTTCAAAGCTTGACGGAATCCTTATCCCTGGAGGATTTGGAGACCGTGGAGTTGAAGGAAAGTTCCAGGCTGTTGATTATGCAATTGAAAATGATGTTCCTATCTTCGGTATCTGTTTAGGTATGCAATGTATGGTTATTCAGTTTGCAAGAAGAATTGGAATGGAAGGTGCTAACAGCAGTGAATTCAACACAGAAACACCATATCCTGTTATTGATATGATGGAAGAGCAAAAGAAAATCAAGAAGATGGGCGGAACCATGCGTTTAGGTGCTTATGACTGTAAATTGATTGATGGCACCAGAACTATGGAAGCTTATGGAGAAGAGAACATTCAGGAAAGACATAGGCATAGGTTTGAATATAATAATGAATATAGGGATGTTCTTACTGAGAATGGTCTTGTCATTGCAGGAACAACTCCAGATAATTTCTTGGTAGAGATTGTTGAGTTGCCTGATCATCCATGGTTTATTGGATGTCAGTTCCATCCAGAATTTAAATCCAGACCAAATAATGCACATCCATTGTTTGCTTCTTTTGTACAAGCAGCTTTTGATAATAAATAG
- a CDS encoding diphthine--ammonia ligase, with protein sequence MKSAVLFSGGKDSAMALNYAINNGDDVRYLLSMKSQNDESYMFHVPNIHMTDLISQAVEIPLMEVETDGVKEEELKDLRRGFIQLKEEGIEAIYTGALFSTYQKSRIENLADETGIKAISPYWHKDPKEYMELVLETGFKVIISGVFAEGLDEKWLGRLIDAQALQELEKISEKTYLNLAFEGGEAETLVIDGPIFKKRIEIVDAETDWHLDNGTYNVIEARLVEKE encoded by the coding sequence ATGAAATCAGCAGTTTTATTTTCAGGTGGAAAAGACAGTGCAATGGCCTTAAACTATGCCATAAACAATGGAGATGATGTTAGATATCTTCTTTCAATGAAATCCCAGAATGATGAGTCATATATGTTTCATGTTCCAAACATTCATATGACTGATTTGATCTCACAGGCTGTTGAAATTCCTCTTATGGAAGTGGAGACAGATGGAGTAAAGGAAGAAGAGCTTAAAGACTTAAGAAGAGGATTCATACAACTAAAGGAAGAGGGAATTGAAGCAATTTATACTGGAGCACTTTTTTCAACCTATCAAAAGTCAAGAATAGAAAACTTAGCTGATGAAACTGGAATAAAGGCCATTTCACCATATTGGCATAAGGATCCAAAGGAATATATGGAACTTGTATTGGAAACAGGCTTTAAGGTAATCATAAGCGGTGTCTTTGCAGAAGGACTTGATGAGAAGTGGCTAGGCCGTTTGATAGATGCTCAAGCCCTCCAAGAGCTTGAGAAAATCAGTGAAAAGACATATCTTAATCTTGCATTTGAAGGGGGAGAGGCTGAAACCCTTGTGATTGACGGGCCTATATTTAAAAAGAGAATTGAGATAGTGGATGCCGAGACAGACTGGCATTTGGATAATGGTACATATAATGTCATTGAGGCAAGATTGGTAGAAAAAGAATAA
- a CDS encoding prepilin peptidase — MNIYILFWNIFNNIDFYLMSGFIMVFFTLLLANYYDLKYGIIPNKLSVFLMTFGILINVLILIVLNNRLYAIFYVSYLIIIFIISFVLWKISFWGGGDLKLFCSIGFSLPFIDILNHFYTGSILNSFSFNSQIILYPKIFSILINSILLSFPVILLLLVYKLLRENKLNLILFAFSNMKLLIKELSTKTVFINDLKEGMIVEDYYFNSLELFNLMEELTGNEECYNLKASQFKENSYVLKSSSMAGLTRDDIKLINFAYMETLINFPNFKIKMGVPFVPSLTVGYLVFLAFGDLVFLISTII, encoded by the coding sequence ATGAATATCTATATTTTATTTTGGAATATCTTTAACAACATTGACTTTTATCTGATGTCTGGCTTCATTATGGTATTCTTTACACTCTTATTGGCTAACTATTATGATCTGAAGTATGGGATTATTCCAAATAAGTTAAGTGTTTTCCTTATGACATTTGGGATTCTAATAAATGTATTGATTTTAATTGTCCTTAATAATCGATTGTACGCAATATTTTATGTATCTTATTTAATTATAATTTTTATTATCTCATTTGTCCTATGGAAAATATCCTTTTGGGGAGGTGGAGACCTGAAGCTATTCTGTTCAATAGGGTTTTCACTTCCCTTTATAGATATTCTGAATCATTTCTATACTGGCAGCATCTTAAATAGCTTTTCATTCAATAGCCAGATAATTCTTTATCCTAAGATCTTTTCAATACTGATAAATTCAATCTTATTGTCATTTCCGGTTATTCTATTACTGCTTGTTTATAAGTTGCTTAGGGAAAACAAGCTGAACTTGATATTATTTGCTTTTTCCAATATGAAATTGCTCATAAAGGAACTGTCAACAAAGACAGTATTTATAAATGACCTGAAGGAGGGAATGATTGTAGAGGATTATTATTTCAATAGCTTGGAGCTATTTAACTTGATGGAAGAGCTGACTGGAAATGAAGAGTGCTACAATCTAAAAGCAAGTCAATTTAAAGAGAATTCTTATGTCCTTAAGTCATCTTCAATGGCAGGTCTGACAAGGGATGACATTAAACTAATCAATTTTGCATATATGGAAACTTTAATAAACTTTCCCAATTTTAAAATCAAAATGGGAGTTCCTTTTGTTCCCTCTTTGACTGTAGGATATTTGGTATTCTTGGCTTTCGGTGATTTGGTGTTTTTAATTTCAACAATAATCTAA